A single region of the Oncorhynchus keta strain PuntledgeMale-10-30-2019 chromosome 4, Oket_V2, whole genome shotgun sequence genome encodes:
- the LOC118375623 gene encoding thyroid hormone receptor-associated protein 3-like isoform X17, whose translation MLRPRSRSPHYAHRDSPRRQDGRRFPWDDPDFNPQQVLADLGRLPGEDQWVRFMDEIHPDGPEGHRRPVSPGLHRLDHHLPPEEFHHRRIPPAPHELGYAERRRLSPHDGRGGGRGKGSGSEGLPHSPQRLPREKLPSLAPQHPHYSPDHHQIVSSAGWRREEQDQSQGRSRDRSPRERVQGGGKGERRGGDFPGPYGDRSRDDMHREKSTISDRNRREADEAVHPGYGKETEFRVRRPSLERPREGYGGGGPRGRRGPSGSHDGRGPGTLIVEHDHGIINSRGPELYDNQRGRGPDQSPSHDRFSHRHHRARATEERLRKSGSRSNTREEARGRLDHKERRGPVHEERRGPVHEERRGPVHEERRGLVQEERRGPVQEERRGLVHEERRGPVHEERRGPVHEERRGPVHEERRGLVQEERRGPVHEERRGPAHEARRGPAHEERRGPAHEERRGPAHEERRGPAHEERRGPVHEERRGPAHEAGRGPAHEERRGPAHEERRGPAHEERRGPVHEERRGPAHEERRGPAHEERRGPAHEERRGPAHEERRGPAHEERRGPVHEERRGPVHEERRGPVHEERRGPIHESRRSPDRHGRASPMGFQDRGSPTEPRARNSAFRGERGAPAQGGKRQMGPSMNQPRPLIQGMQGYRPRDAIPQQSPPEHHGYQPRGGIWDMEPREEAPGWAEVSDKEPRCEKDRGPGPRGGRPPAQGRMDPRKPQHSDLNPNWNQQQNDMGMPRMGAGEKETLTIKVDMNRPVGQNSQLCYSSDRQLSLDLVNVGRQRLDFLPMLEHSGTYRESAMHSGTFAQEIITLVHQVKEHYFRGDGVTLNERFSGPQDGGLPEEEEQEEEGPTLNRLFNMSMSEPDMEPVFSKVGRMQRQQQAVRDPGDLRHDLERRRQERLEGVKVTIPGGRLSQHPLAAGRSVITLRSGGRVHFYTISPSHTLCLSDHQGGYGREEDEEQEGFSGWSGPPRRGRRWPGDMGGQRRGGMIRQDMGDQQRNNWPPNSPCNLPGSMRQQNHNINGANW comes from the exons ATGTTGAGGCCACGGTCACGATCGCCCCACTATGCTCACAG AGATAGTCCGCGCAGGCAGGATGGTCGGCGGTTCCCCTGGGACGACCCAGACTTCAACCCCCAGCAGGTGCTGGCTGACCTGGGCAGGCTGCCTGGGGAGGATCAGTGGGTTCGCTTCATGGACGAGATCCACCCAGATGGCCCAGAGGGCCACAGAAGACCTGTTTCCCCAGGCCTCCACAGGCTTGACCACCACCTCCCCCCAGAGGAATTCCACCATCGCAGAATCCCACCGGCACCTCACGAGCTGGGCTACGCCGAGCGCAGAAGGCTCTCCCCCCATGATGGCAGAGGGGGTGGCAGGGGAAAAGGAAGCGGGAGCGAAGGGCTGCCCCACTCCCCTCAGAGGCTACCCAGAGAGAAGCTGCCATCACTGGCCCCGCAGCACCCTCACTACAGTCCTGACCACCACCAGATAGTGTCCTCTGCAGGctggagaagagaagagcagGACCAGAGCCAGGGAAGGTCCAGGGACCGCAGCCCCAGGGAGAGGGTTCAGGgtggggggaagggggagaggaggggtggagattTTCCAGGTCCCTATGGAGACCGAAGCAGAGATGACATGCATAGAGAGAAGAGCACCATCTCTGACCGGAACCGGAGGGAAGCTGATGAAGCGGTGCATCCTGG GTACGGGAAGGAGACAGAGTTTAGGGTGCGCCGCCCCTCGTTGGAGAGGCCCCGGGAAGGGTACGGAGGAGGAGGGCCACGGGGGcgcaggggcccctcagggagcCACGATGGCCGGGGGCCTGGAACCCTCATCGTGGAGCATGACCATGGTATTATAAACAGCAGAGGGCCAGAACTCTACGACAACCAGAGGGGCCGTGGCCCCGACCAGAGCCCAAGCCACGACCGATTCAGTCACCGTCACCACCGGGCCAGAGCCACTGAGGAGCGGCTCAGGAAGTCAGGTAGCAGGTCCAATACCAGAGAAGAGGCCAGGGGTCGGCTTGAccataaggagaggagagggcctgtccatgaggagaggagaggtcctgtccatgaggagaggagaggtcctgtccatgaggagaggagagggcttgtccaggaggagaggagagggcctgtccaggaggagaggagagggcttgtccatgaggagaggagagggcctgtccatgaggagaggagag ggcctgtccatgaggagaggagagggcctgtccatgaggagaggagagggcttgtccaggaggagaggagagggcctgtccatgaggagaggagaggccctGCCCATGAGGCGAGGAGAGGCCCTGcccatgaggagaggagaggccctgcccatgaggagaggagaggccctgcccatgaggagaggagaggccctgcccatgaggagaggagaggccctgtccatgaggagaggagaggccctGCCCATGAGGCGGGGAGAGGCCCTGcccatgaggagaggagaggccctgcccacgaggagaggagaggccctgcccacgaggagaggagaggccctgtccacgaggagaggagaggccctgcccacgaggagaggagaggccctgcccacgaggagaggagaggccctgcccacgaggagaggagaggccctgcccacgaggagaggagaggccctgcccacgaggagaggagaggccctgtccacgaggagaggagagggcctgtacacgaggagaggagagggcctgtacacgaggagaggagagggcctatACATGAGTCCAGAAGAAGCCCTGATCGTCATGGGAGAGCCAGCCCCATGGGCTTCCAAGATAGAGGTAGTCCCACAGAGCCCAGGGCCAGAAACAGTGCATTCCGAGGGGAGAGGGGGGCCCCAGCCCAGGGTGGCAAGAGACAGATGGGGCCCTCCATGAACCAGCCCCGGCCTCTAATTCAGGGAATGCAGGGGTACCGACCCCGGGATGCCATCCCCCAGCAGTCCCCTCCGGAGCACCACGGGTACCAACCCAGGGGAGGCATCTGGGACATGGAGCCCAGAGAGGAGGCGCCCGGTTGGGCAGAGGTGAGCGACAAGGAGCCCCGCTGCGAGAAGGACCGGGGACCAGGGCCGCGAGGAGGCCGTCCTCCAGCACAGGGCAGGATGGATCCTAGGAAACCTCAGCATAGTGATCTCAACCCCAACTGGAACCAACAGCAGAACGATATGGGAATGCCTCGCATGGGCGCCGGCGAGAAGGAGACGCTCACCATCAAGGTGGACATGAACCGGCCTGTGGGCCAGAACAG CCAGCTGTGCTACTCCTCCGACCGCCAGCTGTCGCTGGATCTGGTCAACGTGGGCCGCCAGCGCCTAGACTTCCTGCCCATGCTAGAGCATTCTGGGACGTACCGGGAATCCGCAATGCACTCTGGGACTTTCGCCCAGGAGATCATCACCCTGGTGCACCAGGTCAAAG AGCATTACTTTAGAGGTGATGGTGTGACACTGAACGAGCGTTTCTCTGGCCCCCAAGATGGAGGTCTgcctgaggaggaggagcaggaggaagaagGACCAACTCTGAACAG GCTGTTCAACATGAGTATGTCAGAACCTGATATGGAACCTGTCTTCTCTAAAGTTGGCCGCATGCAG AGGCAGCAGCAGGCAGTGAGAGATCCCGGAGACCTGAGACAtgacctggagaggaggagacaggagaggctgGAGGGAGTGAAGGTCACCATACCTGGAGGCAGGCTCTCACAGCACCCCCTGGCTGCCGGGAG ATCAGTGATTACCTTAAGAAGTGGAGGAAGGGTGCATTTTtacaccatctctccctctcacacactctGTCTCAGTGACCATCAGGGGGGGTATGGTAGAGAGGAAGACGAGGAACAGGAGGGCTTTTCAGGCTGGTCAGGCCCACcacggagagggaggaggtggccTGGAGACATGG ggggtcagaggagaggtggCATGATTAGACAAGACATGGGAGACCAGCAAAGGAACAACTGGCCTCCTAATAGTCCTTGCAACCTGCCTGGATCAATGAGACAACAGAACCACAATATTAACG gtGCCAACTGGTGA
- the LOC118375623 gene encoding thyroid hormone receptor-associated protein 3-like isoform X7 — protein MLRPRSRSPHYAHRDSPRRQDGRRFPWDDPDFNPQQVLADLGRLPGEDQWVRFMDEIHPDGPEGHRRPVSPGLHRLDHHLPPEEFHHRRIPPAPHELGYAERRRLSPHDGRGGGRGKGSGSEGLPHSPQRLPREKLPSLAPQHPHYSPDHHQIVSSAGWRREEQDQSQGRSRDRSPRERVQGGGKGERRGGDFPGPYGDRSRDDMHREKSTISDRNRREADEAVHPGYGKETEFRVRRPSLERPREGYGGGGPRGRRGPSGSHDGRGPGTLIVEHDHGIINSRGPELYDNQRGRGPDQSPSHDRFSHRHHRARATEERLRKSGSRSNTREEARGRLDHKERRGPVHEERRGPVHEERRGPVHEERRGLVQEERRGPVQEERRGLVHEERRGPVHEERRGPVHEERRGPVHEERRGPVHEERRGPVHEERRGPVHEERRGPVHEERRGPVHEERRGLVQEERRGPVHEERRGPAHEARRGPAHEERRGPAHEERRGPAHEERRGPAHEERRGPVHEERRGPAHEAGRGPAHEERRGPAHEERRGPAHEERRGPVHEERRGPAHEERRGPAHEERRGPAHEERRGPAHEERRGPAHEERRGPVHEERRGPVHEERRGPVHEERRGPIHESRRSPDRHGRASPMGFQDRGSPTEPRARNSAFRGERGAPAQGGKRQMGPSMNQPRPLIQGMQGYRPRDAIPQQSPPEHHGYQPRGGIWDMEPREEAPGWAEVSDKEPRCEKDRGPGPRGGRPPAQGRMDPRKPQHSDLNPNWNQQQNDMGMPRMGAGEKETLTIKVDMNRPVGQNSQLCYSSDRQLSLDLVNVGRQRLDFLPMLEHSGTYRESAMHSGTFAQEIITLVHQVKEHYFRGDGVTLNERFSGPQDGGLPEEEEQEEEGPTLNRLFNMSMSEPDMEPVFSKVGRMQRQQQAVRDPGDLRHDLERRRQERLEGVKVTIPGGRLSQHPLAAGRSVITLRSGGRVHFYTISPSHTLCLSDHQGGYGREEDEEQEGFSGWSGPPRRGRRWPGDMGGQRRGGMIRQDMGDQQRNNWPPNSPCNLPGSMRQQNHNINGANW, from the exons ATGTTGAGGCCACGGTCACGATCGCCCCACTATGCTCACAG AGATAGTCCGCGCAGGCAGGATGGTCGGCGGTTCCCCTGGGACGACCCAGACTTCAACCCCCAGCAGGTGCTGGCTGACCTGGGCAGGCTGCCTGGGGAGGATCAGTGGGTTCGCTTCATGGACGAGATCCACCCAGATGGCCCAGAGGGCCACAGAAGACCTGTTTCCCCAGGCCTCCACAGGCTTGACCACCACCTCCCCCCAGAGGAATTCCACCATCGCAGAATCCCACCGGCACCTCACGAGCTGGGCTACGCCGAGCGCAGAAGGCTCTCCCCCCATGATGGCAGAGGGGGTGGCAGGGGAAAAGGAAGCGGGAGCGAAGGGCTGCCCCACTCCCCTCAGAGGCTACCCAGAGAGAAGCTGCCATCACTGGCCCCGCAGCACCCTCACTACAGTCCTGACCACCACCAGATAGTGTCCTCTGCAGGctggagaagagaagagcagGACCAGAGCCAGGGAAGGTCCAGGGACCGCAGCCCCAGGGAGAGGGTTCAGGgtggggggaagggggagaggaggggtggagattTTCCAGGTCCCTATGGAGACCGAAGCAGAGATGACATGCATAGAGAGAAGAGCACCATCTCTGACCGGAACCGGAGGGAAGCTGATGAAGCGGTGCATCCTGG GTACGGGAAGGAGACAGAGTTTAGGGTGCGCCGCCCCTCGTTGGAGAGGCCCCGGGAAGGGTACGGAGGAGGAGGGCCACGGGGGcgcaggggcccctcagggagcCACGATGGCCGGGGGCCTGGAACCCTCATCGTGGAGCATGACCATGGTATTATAAACAGCAGAGGGCCAGAACTCTACGACAACCAGAGGGGCCGTGGCCCCGACCAGAGCCCAAGCCACGACCGATTCAGTCACCGTCACCACCGGGCCAGAGCCACTGAGGAGCGGCTCAGGAAGTCAGGTAGCAGGTCCAATACCAGAGAAGAGGCCAGGGGTCGGCTTGAccataaggagaggagagggcctgtccatgaggagaggagaggtcctgtccatgaggagaggagaggtcctgtccatgaggagaggagagggcttgtccaggaggagaggagagggcctgtccaggaggagaggagagggcttgtccatgaggagaggagagggcctgtccatgaggagaggagag ggcctgtccatgaggagaggagagggcctgtccatgaggagaggagagggcctgtccatgaggagaggagagggcctgtccatgaggagaggagagggcctgtccatgaggagaggagagggcctgtccatgaggagaggagagggcctgtccatgaggagaggagagggcttgtccaggaggagaggagagggcctgtccatgaggagaggagaggccctGCCCATGAGGCGAGGAGAGGCCCTGcccatgaggagaggagaggccctgcccatgaggagaggagaggccctgcccatgaggagaggagaggccctgcccatgaggagaggagaggccctgtccatgaggagaggagaggccctGCCCATGAGGCGGGGAGAGGCCCTGcccatgaggagaggagaggccctgcccacgaggagaggagaggccctgcccacgaggagaggagaggccctgtccacgaggagaggagaggccctgcccacgaggagaggagaggccctgcccacgaggagaggagaggccctgcccacgaggagaggagaggccctgcccacgaggagaggagaggccctgcccacgaggagaggagaggccctgtccacgaggagaggagagggcctgtacacgaggagaggagagggcctgtacacgaggagaggagagggcctatACATGAGTCCAGAAGAAGCCCTGATCGTCATGGGAGAGCCAGCCCCATGGGCTTCCAAGATAGAGGTAGTCCCACAGAGCCCAGGGCCAGAAACAGTGCATTCCGAGGGGAGAGGGGGGCCCCAGCCCAGGGTGGCAAGAGACAGATGGGGCCCTCCATGAACCAGCCCCGGCCTCTAATTCAGGGAATGCAGGGGTACCGACCCCGGGATGCCATCCCCCAGCAGTCCCCTCCGGAGCACCACGGGTACCAACCCAGGGGAGGCATCTGGGACATGGAGCCCAGAGAGGAGGCGCCCGGTTGGGCAGAGGTGAGCGACAAGGAGCCCCGCTGCGAGAAGGACCGGGGACCAGGGCCGCGAGGAGGCCGTCCTCCAGCACAGGGCAGGATGGATCCTAGGAAACCTCAGCATAGTGATCTCAACCCCAACTGGAACCAACAGCAGAACGATATGGGAATGCCTCGCATGGGCGCCGGCGAGAAGGAGACGCTCACCATCAAGGTGGACATGAACCGGCCTGTGGGCCAGAACAG CCAGCTGTGCTACTCCTCCGACCGCCAGCTGTCGCTGGATCTGGTCAACGTGGGCCGCCAGCGCCTAGACTTCCTGCCCATGCTAGAGCATTCTGGGACGTACCGGGAATCCGCAATGCACTCTGGGACTTTCGCCCAGGAGATCATCACCCTGGTGCACCAGGTCAAAG AGCATTACTTTAGAGGTGATGGTGTGACACTGAACGAGCGTTTCTCTGGCCCCCAAGATGGAGGTCTgcctgaggaggaggagcaggaggaagaagGACCAACTCTGAACAG GCTGTTCAACATGAGTATGTCAGAACCTGATATGGAACCTGTCTTCTCTAAAGTTGGCCGCATGCAG AGGCAGCAGCAGGCAGTGAGAGATCCCGGAGACCTGAGACAtgacctggagaggaggagacaggagaggctgGAGGGAGTGAAGGTCACCATACCTGGAGGCAGGCTCTCACAGCACCCCCTGGCTGCCGGGAG ATCAGTGATTACCTTAAGAAGTGGAGGAAGGGTGCATTTTtacaccatctctccctctcacacactctGTCTCAGTGACCATCAGGGGGGGTATGGTAGAGAGGAAGACGAGGAACAGGAGGGCTTTTCAGGCTGGTCAGGCCCACcacggagagggaggaggtggccTGGAGACATGG ggggtcagaggagaggtggCATGATTAGACAAGACATGGGAGACCAGCAAAGGAACAACTGGCCTCCTAATAGTCCTTGCAACCTGCCTGGATCAATGAGACAACAGAACCACAATATTAACG gtGCCAACTGGTGA